In Mangrovivirga cuniculi, the following proteins share a genomic window:
- the hisA gene encoding 1-(5-phosphoribosyl)-5-[(5-phosphoribosylamino)methylideneamino]imidazole-4-carboxamide isomerase has translation METRLIPAIDIIEGKCVRLTQGDYGKKTVYNEDPVEVAREFLDNGLKNLHLVDLDGARNKQIVNLKVLEKIASLDGLHVDFGGGIKRDQDATDAFNAGADQITGGSIAAKEPETFLRWLEKYGSKKIILGADARDKMIATSGWEEKSELEVTDFINDYEKKGVEYVICTDVAKDGLLQGPSFDLYKEIMTKTSKTRLIASGGVSGIDDIKDLIAMEVEGIIIGKAIYENKVSLKQLSQIILEQNA, from the coding sequence ATGGAAACCAGATTAATACCGGCAATAGATATTATCGAAGGTAAGTGCGTCAGACTTACACAGGGAGATTATGGAAAGAAAACTGTCTATAATGAGGATCCGGTTGAAGTAGCCAGGGAGTTTTTAGATAATGGTCTGAAAAATCTTCACCTTGTAGATCTTGATGGTGCGAGAAATAAGCAGATTGTAAATCTCAAGGTTTTAGAAAAAATCGCTTCTCTGGACGGTCTCCATGTAGATTTCGGTGGAGGTATAAAACGTGATCAGGATGCTACAGATGCTTTTAATGCAGGTGCTGATCAGATCACAGGTGGTAGTATTGCTGCAAAAGAGCCAGAAACATTTTTACGATGGCTCGAAAAATATGGTTCTAAAAAAATAATTCTTGGTGCTGATGCTCGGGATAAAATGATCGCCACCAGTGGATGGGAAGAAAAATCTGAGCTGGAAGTCACTGATTTTATCAATGATTACGAAAAGAAAGGTGTGGAATATGTGATCTGCACAGACGTAGCTAAAGACGGCCTTCTTCAAGGGCCATCTTTTGATCTGTATAAAGAGATCATGACAAAAACTTCAAAGACTAGATTAATTGCCAGTGGAGGTGTCTCGGGAATAGATGATATCAAAGATCTGATAGCAATGGAAGTTGAAGGTATTATAATTGGAAAAGCAATTTATGAGAACAAAGTTTCTTTGAAGCAATTATCTCAAATAATATTAGAACAGAATGCTTAG
- a CDS encoding aspartate aminotransferase family protein, which translates to MLTNRQLFQSHLAKTSGFPLMVEIEKAEGVWMYGPNGNKYLDLISGIAVSNLGHCNPAVVKAVQKQAEEYMHLLVYGEFIQSPQVKLAKALADTLPEELSVVYLVNSGTEATEGAMKLAKRYTGRSKLVSCFDAYHGSTNGSLSLLGNETFKKNYRPLLPGVDHIEFGNFDHLYEFINEETAAFFVETVRGESGVVKGSEEYWQAVRKRCTETGTLLVMDEIQAGMGRTGKFWAFEHYGIQPDILLTAKGLGGGMPIGAFISSREIMECLTDNPILGHITTFGGHPVSAAAALATVNTLTETKVYEHAQIKADRFAENLKSNPKVKDVRSAGLMMAVEFDSFEQLKAIIDKAIEYGVMTDWFLFNDKSMRVAPPLVITEEEIDWACKQLHKAINEAG; encoded by the coding sequence ATGCTCACAAACAGACAATTATTTCAGTCGCACTTAGCAAAGACCTCAGGCTTTCCATTAATGGTAGAAATTGAAAAAGCTGAAGGGGTATGGATGTACGGCCCAAATGGCAATAAATACCTGGATCTAATTTCAGGAATTGCCGTAAGTAACCTCGGGCATTGTAATCCTGCTGTGGTTAAGGCTGTTCAGAAGCAGGCAGAAGAATATATGCATTTACTTGTGTATGGTGAATTTATTCAAAGTCCCCAGGTGAAATTAGCCAAAGCATTAGCAGATACCTTACCAGAAGAGCTGAGCGTGGTTTACCTGGTTAATTCAGGAACAGAAGCGACTGAAGGAGCCATGAAACTCGCTAAAAGATACACTGGAAGATCTAAGCTTGTTTCATGTTTTGATGCCTACCATGGCAGCACAAATGGTTCTCTTTCTTTATTGGGGAATGAAACCTTTAAAAAGAATTACAGGCCTCTCCTACCTGGTGTTGACCATATAGAATTCGGAAATTTTGATCATCTGTATGAATTCATTAATGAGGAAACTGCAGCTTTCTTTGTTGAAACTGTCAGAGGTGAATCAGGTGTGGTAAAAGGTTCTGAAGAATACTGGCAGGCTGTAAGAAAGAGATGCACCGAAACCGGTACTTTATTAGTAATGGATGAAATTCAGGCAGGAATGGGCCGGACCGGGAAATTCTGGGCTTTTGAACATTACGGAATCCAGCCTGATATCTTGCTTACAGCTAAAGGATTAGGCGGCGGAATGCCAATCGGAGCATTTATATCTTCACGGGAAATAATGGAATGCCTGACAGACAATCCAATCCTTGGACACATCACCACCTTTGGCGGTCACCCGGTTTCTGCTGCTGCAGCACTGGCTACGGTGAATACATTAACTGAAACAAAAGTATACGAACATGCACAAATAAAAGCAGATAGATTTGCTGAAAACCTGAAGTCAAATCCTAAGGTAAAAGATGTCAGGTCAGCCGGTCTGATGATGGCAGTTGAATTTGATTCTTTTGAACAGTTAAAAGCAATTATCGACAAAGCCATCGAATACGGTGTAATGACCGACTGGTTTTTATTTAATGATAAATCTATGCGGGTAGCTCCTCCCCTGGTTATTACAGAAGAAGAAATTGACTGGGCATGCAAACAATTACACAAAGCGATCAATGAGGCAGGTTAA
- the hisF gene encoding imidazole glycerol phosphate synthase subunit HisF produces the protein MLSKRIIPCLDIKDGRTVKGINFVDLVDAGDPVEQAAVYASQGADELVFLDITATVEKRKTLVDLVRKVGSQVDIPFTVGGGISSIEDVSALLNAGADKISINSSAVKDPSLVDKLALEFGSQCIVVAVDTRFVDGEHIVHVRGGRTPTEKRTFEWVKEVYDRGAGEILLTSMDHDGTKQGFACELMRELNEKVDIPIIASGGAGNMDHFYDVFTHGNADAGLAASIFHFHEIGIPELKRYLLEKGLTIRL, from the coding sequence ATGCTTAGTAAAAGAATTATTCCTTGTTTAGATATTAAAGATGGCAGAACTGTCAAGGGAATTAATTTCGTTGATCTTGTTGATGCCGGTGATCCTGTTGAACAGGCAGCTGTTTATGCTTCACAAGGTGCCGATGAACTTGTGTTTCTGGATATAACTGCCACTGTCGAAAAAAGAAAGACCCTGGTTGACCTTGTTAGGAAAGTGGGTAGCCAGGTTGATATTCCCTTCACCGTAGGTGGTGGAATTTCTTCCATTGAAGATGTTTCCGCTCTGCTTAATGCAGGTGCAGATAAAATATCTATAAACTCATCAGCAGTTAAAGATCCATCTTTGGTAGATAAATTAGCTCTTGAATTTGGAAGTCAGTGCATAGTAGTTGCTGTCGATACTCGATTTGTTGATGGAGAGCATATCGTCCATGTCAGAGGAGGCAGAACTCCAACAGAGAAAAGAACGTTTGAATGGGTCAAGGAAGTGTATGATCGTGGAGCAGGAGAGATATTGTTAACATCCATGGATCACGATGGGACTAAGCAGGGATTTGCATGTGAACTGATGAGAGAATTAAATGAAAAAGTAGATATTCCAATTATAGCCAGTGGTGGTGCAGGTAATATGGATCACTTTTATGATGTTTTTACTCATGGAAATGCTGACGCAGGACTGGCAGCCAGTATTTTTCACTTTCATGAGATAGGTATTCCGGAATTAAAAAGATATTTATTAGAAAAAGGACTAACGATCAGATTATAA
- a CDS encoding dihydrolipoyl dehydrogenase family protein produces the protein MEKYDLCVIGAGPSGYAAAMRALDYNKKVLLVEGKKLGGAGLWNGALSSKTWWELSRQISTVRHHLNLQGKDMPRIRFKEVFNEVLNATNMRQAQLLSQIQYAGNTDFDENITFKEGKAFIDTPHTVKITSEDNSEEIIETEHIIIATGSRPRQLPDIKIDEEYILSSDGIEHLRDFPKSMVILGAGVIGCEYATVFSNFGYTKVHLIDKGDRILPFEDPDVVNRIENNFEKNNVLIHRKSRLIRMEVVDDRVEYELEYHNGRKQLFTVEKALVSVGRVPNIENLWSENVPIEHDNRGIINDDTRTSVPNIHAVGDITSDMALVNIGELEGRHAVDQIYGSSNKELNYKNVSTIMFLNPEVAGVGHNEQQVKEKGVDYRVVTLDYECIPRAIARQLTDGFMKIIVTDDQDMKILGMRVVGFSASASIEAIALLIHMNQGIEQMAELVHPHPSITEGIQECARILCGKSILKPHLLKEHVTCKAWRSGEYVDLLKLNLIEE, from the coding sequence ATGGAGAAATACGACTTATGTGTGATCGGTGCAGGCCCCTCGGGTTATGCTGCAGCTATGAGAGCACTTGATTATAATAAGAAAGTTTTATTGGTAGAAGGTAAAAAGCTCGGAGGTGCCGGCCTGTGGAATGGCGCGTTGAGTAGTAAAACATGGTGGGAGTTAAGTCGGCAGATTTCAACAGTCAGGCATCATTTGAATCTTCAGGGTAAAGATATGCCCAGAATCAGGTTTAAAGAAGTATTTAATGAGGTGCTTAATGCTACTAATATGAGACAGGCACAGTTGCTAAGCCAGATTCAATATGCCGGGAATACTGATTTTGATGAAAACATTACTTTTAAAGAAGGAAAAGCTTTTATAGATACTCCTCATACTGTTAAAATCACTAGTGAAGATAATTCAGAAGAAATAATAGAAACAGAACATATTATTATTGCCACCGGCAGTCGACCCAGGCAATTACCAGATATCAAAATAGATGAAGAATATATTCTCAGTAGTGACGGGATCGAACATCTTCGTGATTTCCCTAAAAGTATGGTAATTCTTGGTGCTGGTGTTATTGGATGTGAATATGCTACAGTATTTTCCAATTTTGGGTATACTAAAGTTCACCTGATCGATAAGGGTGACAGAATTCTTCCTTTTGAAGATCCGGATGTTGTTAATAGAATAGAAAACAATTTTGAGAAAAATAACGTCCTTATTCACAGGAAGTCCCGGTTGATAAGAATGGAAGTAGTAGACGATCGAGTGGAATATGAACTGGAGTATCACAACGGAAGAAAACAACTTTTCACTGTTGAAAAAGCCCTTGTTTCAGTTGGCAGGGTTCCGAATATCGAAAATTTATGGTCTGAAAATGTTCCGATAGAGCATGACAATCGGGGCATAATTAATGATGATACAAGAACCTCTGTACCCAATATCCATGCTGTTGGAGATATAACATCAGATATGGCATTAGTGAATATTGGTGAACTAGAAGGAAGACATGCGGTTGATCAGATTTATGGTAGCTCGAATAAGGAATTAAACTATAAAAACGTTAGTACTATAATGTTCTTAAATCCTGAAGTTGCCGGGGTGGGTCATAATGAACAGCAAGTAAAAGAAAAGGGTGTTGATTACAGGGTAGTAACACTAGATTATGAGTGCATACCAAGGGCAATAGCCCGTCAGCTCACCGATGGATTTATGAAAATCATTGTGACTGATGACCAGGATATGAAAATTTTAGGTATGCGGGTAGTTGGATTTTCAGCCTCTGCATCGATCGAGGCGATAGCCCTTTTAATTCATATGAACCAGGGAATAGAACAGATGGCAGAATTGGTACATCCACATCCAAGTATCACTGAGGGTATACAGGAATGTGCTCGAATTTTATGTGGAAAATCAATTTTAAAGCCACATTTGTTAAAGGAACATGTAACTTGTAAAGCCTGGAGATCAGGTGAATACGTAGATTTATTAAAGTTGAATCTTATAGAAGAATGA
- a CDS encoding phenylalanine 4-monooxygenase: MSTEYEKHSGLPVMNQDYEAYTEEDFKVWKMLFDRQKDNIPVYASEEYIRGLELIKFKAEEIPDIKKTNEILKGITGWEIFIVPGLIDDDKFFQLMSNKKFPSSTWLRSLDQLDYLEEPDMFHDIYGHVPLLTNQSFVDFLQDLSKLGLKYIDNPHAIHLLSRVYWFTVEFGLIRENGELKIYGAGILSSKGETEYATTDKPEHIEYDVDTMLDTSYRKDVFQTKYFIIDSYEQLYNSIPEIDRLLAKKVAEHEDSAVTK; encoded by the coding sequence ATGAGTACTGAATACGAAAAACACAGCGGTCTTCCAGTTATGAACCAGGATTACGAGGCTTATACTGAGGAAGATTTTAAGGTTTGGAAAATGCTTTTTGATAGACAGAAAGACAATATTCCTGTCTATGCTTCTGAAGAATACATCAGAGGATTGGAGTTGATCAAGTTTAAAGCTGAAGAGATTCCTGATATTAAGAAAACTAATGAGATATTAAAAGGAATAACCGGGTGGGAAATATTCATCGTTCCGGGACTGATCGACGATGATAAATTTTTCCAGTTGATGTCTAATAAAAAGTTCCCAAGCTCAACATGGTTAAGGAGCTTAGATCAGCTGGATTATCTTGAGGAACCTGATATGTTCCACGATATTTACGGTCACGTGCCATTACTTACTAATCAATCGTTTGTAGATTTTCTCCAGGATTTATCAAAACTTGGATTAAAGTATATCGATAATCCTCATGCAATTCACCTGTTATCAAGAGTCTACTGGTTTACAGTTGAGTTTGGATTAATTAGAGAAAATGGCGAGTTGAAAATCTACGGAGCCGGAATTCTTTCTTCAAAAGGTGAAACAGAATATGCTACTACTGATAAGCCAGAGCATATAGAATACGATGTAGATACTATGCTGGACACTTCTTATAGAAAAGACGTTTTCCAGACAAAGTATTTTATTATAGATAGTTATGAACAACTTTATAACTCTATCCCTGAAATTGACAGGCTTTTAGCTAAAAAAGTAGCAGAACATGAAGATTCTGCTGTTACAAAGTAG
- the trpA gene encoding tryptophan synthase subunit alpha codes for MVKNRINKLFDNKSENVLTVYFTAGYPELEDTLDILVELEKSGADMVEIGIPYSDPVADGPTIQESNGVALNNGISMEKIFSQLKDMRQKVDIPVVLMGYFNPVLQYGLQDFCKKCKECGVDGVIIPDLPILEYVEQYKDLFDSYDLHNMYLITPQTSEERIRMIDENTSGFIYMVSNSSITGAKKEISEEQLEYFNRIKSMNLSNPRLIGFGISDNKTYRTASEYSSGAIIGSAFIKALKGSEKNSIADRVHSFINMVKGEEVNQ; via the coding sequence ATGGTTAAGAACAGGATAAATAAATTATTTGACAATAAATCTGAAAATGTCCTGACGGTATATTTTACTGCTGGTTACCCTGAGTTAGAGGATACGTTGGATATACTAGTTGAACTTGAAAAGTCTGGTGCAGACATGGTCGAAATTGGTATACCGTATTCTGACCCGGTAGCTGATGGACCTACAATACAGGAAAGCAATGGGGTAGCCCTGAATAACGGGATCAGCATGGAAAAGATCTTCAGTCAGTTGAAAGACATGAGACAAAAGGTTGATATTCCTGTTGTCCTCATGGGATATTTTAATCCGGTGCTACAATATGGCCTGCAGGATTTCTGTAAAAAGTGTAAGGAATGTGGAGTAGATGGAGTGATCATACCGGATCTTCCTATCCTCGAATATGTAGAGCAGTACAAAGATCTGTTTGATAGCTATGATCTGCACAATATGTATTTGATTACACCACAGACATCTGAAGAAAGAATCAGGATGATTGATGAAAATACTTCAGGCTTTATTTATATGGTCAGCAATAGTTCGATCACTGGAGCGAAGAAGGAGATTTCGGAAGAGCAACTGGAGTATTTCAACAGAATTAAGAGTATGAATCTGAGTAATCCGAGACTAATAGGTTTTGGAATCAGTGATAACAAGACTTATAGAACTGCTTCTGAATATTCATCAGGAGCGATTATCGGTAGTGCCTTCATTAAGGCATTAAAGGGATCTGAAAAGAATTCGATCGCAGATCGGGTTCATTCATTTATAAACATGGTGAAAGGAGAAGAGGTAAATCAATGA
- the ctlX gene encoding citrulline utilization hydrolase CtlX: MSNSIQAAPAVMMIRPVRFGANPETAESNAFQQSDENSASELTQQNAINEFDAFYDLLKENGIEVVVVQDTDDPHTPDSIFPNNWISFHEGNIVVKYPMEAENRRFERREDIVDILKEAGYTVSDVRDISEPEKSGKYLEGTGSIVFDYDNKLAYANLSTRTDEELLTNLCEELGFEPVIFHAYDQKYGKDVYHTNVVMCLAENFVVICLDAIPEEDHGMLLDKFEQTNKKVIAISYAQMNNFAGNMLEVINNEGESFTIMSKTAYDSLLEGQIKEIEKHSTILTPSIPTIEKYGGGSVRCMLAGVWLEKNAN; the protein is encoded by the coding sequence ATGAGTAATTCGATACAGGCAGCTCCGGCAGTGATGATGATCAGACCGGTAAGATTTGGAGCTAATCCTGAAACTGCCGAGTCAAATGCATTTCAGCAATCTGATGAGAATAGTGCGAGTGAATTAACCCAGCAAAATGCGATCAATGAGTTTGATGCATTTTATGATCTCTTAAAAGAAAATGGAATTGAGGTGGTAGTGGTGCAGGATACTGATGATCCTCATACACCGGATAGTATTTTTCCGAATAACTGGATATCGTTTCATGAGGGTAATATTGTAGTTAAATACCCTATGGAAGCTGAAAATCGACGTTTTGAAAGGAGGGAAGATATTGTAGACATTTTAAAGGAAGCTGGATATACTGTTTCTGATGTAAGGGATATTTCTGAACCCGAAAAGTCTGGTAAATATTTAGAAGGTACTGGTTCGATCGTTTTTGACTATGATAATAAACTGGCCTATGCGAATTTGTCGACTAGAACTGACGAAGAACTGTTAACGAATTTATGTGAGGAGCTTGGTTTTGAGCCTGTTATTTTTCATGCCTATGACCAGAAGTATGGAAAAGATGTTTATCATACAAATGTGGTAATGTGCCTTGCAGAGAATTTTGTGGTGATCTGCCTTGATGCGATTCCCGAAGAAGATCACGGTATGTTGCTCGATAAATTTGAACAGACCAATAAAAAGGTGATCGCTATCAGCTATGCCCAGATGAATAATTTCGCGGGTAATATGCTTGAAGTGATAAATAATGAAGGAGAATCATTTACAATCATGTCTAAAACGGCTTATGATTCATTACTGGAAGGTCAGATTAAGGAGATTGAAAAGCATTCAACAATCTTAACTCCTTCAATACCTACCATTGAAAAATACGGCGGGGGCAGTGTAAGATGCATGCTTGCCGGTGTCTGGCTCGAAAAGAATGCGAATTAA
- the aroF gene encoding 3-deoxy-7-phosphoheptulonate synthase produces MIIQLENNASEDQILKVKESLEDIGYKANEVNTQKGKYLIGIGKKDFDIRAIGQLPGIKDIHIVSDDYKLVSNKWKVNPTVIDLGNGVIIGGDEFAIMSGPCSIEGEEQIADTIDFLKSQGVKIMRGGVYKPRSSPYSFRGLGIDGLKLWYKMAREAGLKIITEVMQVSQIEEMHDYVDIYQVGARNTQNFNLLDELGKVDKAVMIKRGISGTIDELLYSAEYVFSGGNEKLLLCERGIRTYEKASRNTFDINAIPILKEKTHLPVIADPSHGIGIRKHVGEVAMASVIAGADGVIFESHSCPEKAYSDGQQTLDFKESEKLIKAMKETHKLRKAFY; encoded by the coding sequence ATGATCATACAATTAGAAAATAATGCTTCTGAAGACCAGATATTGAAGGTCAAAGAAAGTCTTGAGGATATCGGTTATAAGGCCAATGAAGTTAATACTCAAAAGGGTAAATATCTTATAGGCATCGGTAAAAAAGATTTTGATATCCGGGCAATAGGCCAATTACCAGGGATTAAAGATATCCATATAGTTTCCGATGATTATAAACTGGTTTCTAATAAATGGAAAGTAAATCCCACTGTTATTGATCTTGGAAATGGAGTGATCATTGGTGGCGATGAGTTTGCAATTATGTCCGGGCCGTGTAGTATTGAAGGCGAGGAACAAATAGCCGATACGATTGATTTTCTTAAAAGCCAGGGTGTAAAGATTATGCGTGGAGGTGTTTATAAGCCCCGAAGTTCGCCATATTCATTCAGAGGTCTGGGTATTGATGGGCTTAAATTATGGTATAAAATGGCCAGAGAGGCGGGGCTCAAGATCATTACCGAAGTGATGCAGGTATCTCAGATAGAAGAAATGCATGATTACGTCGATATCTATCAGGTAGGAGCAAGAAATACTCAAAACTTCAATCTGTTAGATGAACTTGGGAAAGTAGACAAAGCAGTAATGATCAAACGAGGTATTTCGGGGACAATTGATGAATTATTGTATTCAGCTGAATATGTTTTTTCAGGTGGAAACGAAAAATTACTATTATGCGAGAGAGGTATAAGAACCTATGAAAAGGCATCGAGGAATACCTTTGATATCAATGCCATTCCGATCTTAAAGGAGAAGACACACCTGCCGGTGATAGCAGATCCGTCACATGGTATTGGTATAAGAAAACACGTTGGTGAAGTTGCTATGGCTTCTGTTATAGCAGGTGCTGATGGAGTGATATTTGAATCACATTCATGTCCTGAAAAAGCGTATAGCGATGGTCAGCAAACCCTTGATTTTAAAGAATCTGAAAAATTGATCAAGGCAATGAAGGAAACTCATAAATTAAGAAAGGCTTTTTACTAA
- the hisH gene encoding imidazole glycerol phosphate synthase subunit HisH → MDIAIIKYNAGNVQSVKYALDRLGVKYRLTDNASEIMSADKVIFPGVGEASTAMNYLKENGLDTVLRSLSQPTLGVCLGLQLMCRHTEENDTECLGVFDIDVKRFKPDPNAVISYKIPHMGWNKVAYKEGPLFDGMGAEPYFYFVHSYYAPLSKYTVASANYMHDFSVVIQRNNFYAIQPHPEKSADAGSLFLKNFIENIK, encoded by the coding sequence ATGGATATAGCAATAATTAAATATAACGCCGGAAATGTGCAGTCCGTAAAATACGCTCTGGATAGATTAGGCGTCAAGTACAGACTTACTGATAATGCTTCGGAGATCATGTCTGCAGATAAGGTGATCTTTCCCGGTGTGGGGGAGGCCAGTACAGCAATGAATTACTTAAAGGAAAACGGCCTTGATACGGTGTTAAGAAGTTTATCTCAACCTACATTAGGGGTGTGCCTGGGACTTCAGTTGATGTGTCGCCATACTGAAGAAAATGACACCGAATGCCTGGGTGTTTTTGATATAGACGTTAAACGTTTTAAGCCGGATCCAAATGCTGTCATATCATATAAAATCCCTCATATGGGTTGGAATAAAGTAGCTTACAAGGAAGGTCCGCTTTTCGATGGAATGGGTGCAGAACCTTATTTTTATTTTGTACATAGTTATTATGCTCCTTTATCAAAATATACCGTGGCATCGGCAAACTATATGCACGACTTCAGTGTTGTTATACAACGAAATAATTTTTATGCAATTCAGCCACACCCCGAAAAAAGTGCTGATGCAGGAAGTTTATTTTTGAAGAATTTTATTGAAAACATTAAATAA
- the hisIE gene encoding bifunctional phosphoribosyl-AMP cyclohydrolase/phosphoribosyl-ATP diphosphatase HisIE has translation MTDKLNIDQLDFEKGDGLIPAIVQDVTTKSVLMMGYMNREALEKTLESNLVTFYSRSKERLWTKGEISGNVLNLESIRQDCDADTLLVYVKPAGPACHTGADTCFDESNEGSIQFIDHLKKTIKDRYESPSEKSYTSSLFKKGINKVAQKVGEEAVEIVIEAKDDNKELFLGEAADLLYHYLVLLQAKEIDLEEVIEVLQKRHK, from the coding sequence ATGACTGATAAATTAAATATTGATCAACTTGATTTTGAAAAAGGTGATGGTTTGATCCCTGCAATCGTTCAGGATGTGACTACAAAAAGTGTACTCATGATGGGCTACATGAACAGGGAAGCGCTTGAAAAAACACTGGAATCGAATCTGGTGACTTTCTACAGCCGTTCGAAAGAAAGATTATGGACAAAAGGAGAGATAAGCGGAAACGTTTTAAACCTTGAATCAATAAGGCAGGATTGTGATGCAGATACACTACTTGTGTATGTGAAACCTGCCGGTCCGGCATGTCATACCGGTGCAGATACCTGTTTTGATGAATCAAATGAAGGGAGTATTCAGTTTATAGATCATTTGAAGAAAACTATAAAAGACCGTTACGAATCACCATCTGAAAAATCTTATACTTCATCTCTTTTTAAGAAGGGAATCAATAAAGTAGCCCAGAAAGTTGGTGAGGAAGCAGTAGAAATTGTCATTGAAGCAAAGGATGATAATAAAGAGTTGTTCCTCGGTGAAGCAGCTGATCTTTTATATCATTACCTGGTATTATTACAGGCAAAAGAAATTGATCTGGAAGAAGTAATTGAAGTTTTACAAAAGAGACATAAATAA
- a CDS encoding rhodanese-like domain-containing protein → MKSKILIGLIFFMGIFSSNAQSKVSSSSYNLLLKTMLDHSVEEINVDEALRRPDAVFLDTRSFDEYAVSHIPASKWVGFEEFDIEKVSDLEKGTPIIVYCSIGYRSEKITKQLVESGFTNIYNLYGGIFEWVNRSYPIVDSYGNPTDQVHAYSRKWGVWLSRGEKIYQ, encoded by the coding sequence ATGAAAAGTAAAATACTTATTGGTTTAATTTTTTTTATGGGGATATTTTCTTCGAATGCTCAGTCTAAAGTTTCAAGCAGTTCTTATAATTTACTTCTTAAAACTATGTTGGATCATTCAGTTGAAGAGATTAATGTTGATGAAGCATTAAGAAGGCCTGATGCAGTTTTTCTGGATACCAGATCATTTGATGAATACGCAGTAAGTCATATCCCTGCCAGCAAGTGGGTAGGATTTGAAGAGTTTGATATCGAAAAAGTATCTGACCTGGAAAAGGGCACTCCAATAATTGTTTATTGTAGCATCGGTTATCGTTCTGAAAAAATAACTAAACAGTTGGTAGAATCAGGTTTTACTAATATTTATAATTTATACGGGGGAATTTTTGAATGGGTAAACAGGTCTTATCCCATTGTAGATAGTTATGGCAATCCAACAGATCAGGTCCATGCTTATAGCAGAAAGTGGGGAGTTTGGCTTTCCAGGGGTGAAAAGATCTATCAGTAG